The region AGCCAATAACAACTATGAATATAAAATCTGTTATAGGCTACCCAACAAGTAAGACTAAGATAGATATTAACTCAAATGTCACTTTAAAAGGTGTAGCTTTTGATAGCGGACATGGGATAAAAGAGGTTTTAATCTCTGTAGATGCAGGAGAGAGTTGGCAAGCATCTGAACTTGGCAAAGAGTTATCGCTACACGCTTTTAGAGAGTTTAGATTTAGCTTTAGACCTAAGAGTAAAGGCAATATAACACTTATGGCTAAGGCTGTAAATAACATAGATGAAGAGCAACCTTTTGCAAAAAATATACTTTGGAATCACGGCGGATACAAATACAATGGCATTGATAGTGTTACTATCACAGTAATTTAGGAGGATGTTATGAGAAAAATATTATTAATAATTTTACTTTTAGCATCTAGCCTCTTAGCTGAGTACACGCAGAAAGTAAAACTTCCAAGCATCACTTTTAAAATGGCTCAAGATGAGAACTTTAAAGTTATGCAAAGAAACTGTCAATGGTGTCACTCTTATGGTTACATCCTAAATCAAGGAAAACACTCTAGGGAGTTTTGGAACAAGTCAGTTGTAAAGATGCGAGAAGCATATAAAGCACCCATAACAGCTAAAGATGAAAAAACAATTACAGACTATCTATTTAAACACTACGGAAATGGTAAACTTCAATAATGATTCAACTTACAAACATATCTAAAAACTTCGCGTCCAGAGAACTTTTCTCAAACCTAAACTTCAAACTAAACGCAGGAAACCGTGTCGGTTTAGTTGGTAGAAACGGAAGTGGTAAATCTACACTTTTTAAACTCATACTTGGCGAGGAGAGTGCCGATAGTGGAGAGATTATCATCCCCAAAGGCTACAAAATAGGCACTCTAAAACAGCATCTGACATTTAGCGAATCTACTCTTAGAGAAGAAGCTGCTCTTGCACTTGAAGAGGAGATGAAGTACGATGTTTATAGAGTTGAGAAGATACTTTTTGGTCTTGGCTTTTCTCAAGAAGATTTAGATAAAAATCCTCTCTCTTTTTCAGGTGGATATCAAATCCGCATAAACTTAGCAAAACTCTTAGTTACTGAGCCAAATTTACTTCTTTTGGATGAGCCAACCAACTACTTAGATATTGTCTCACTTAGATGGTTAAAGGGCTTTTTACGCTCGTTTGAGGGCGAGGTTATTCTTATAACTCACGATAGAGATTTTATGGATAGTATCACTACTCATACTATGGGTCTTGTTCGCAAAAAAATAGAGATTATTGCAGGAGATACTCATAAATTTTACGCTCAATTAAGTGCAAATGATGAACTTCATGCAAAACAAAAAATCTCACAAGATAAAAAAGTAAAAGAGCTAGAAGAGTTCATAGCTAAAAACAAAGCTCGTGCATCTACAGCATCTCTAGCTCAATCAAAAGTAAAACAGTTAGAAAAGATGGACTTACTTGAAGATTTGAGTTTTGATAACACTTTAGAGTTTAACTTCAACTTTAAAGACACCCCAGCAAAAGTGCTACTTGATGTTAAAGATTTGAGCTTTGGCTATACTCCACAAAACATCCTTTTTGACAAGATTTCTTTTACTCTTCAAAAAGGAGAGTGTCTTGGCATCATCGGTAAAAATGGAAAAGGAAAATCAACTCTTTTAAACACAATTGCAAAAGAGTTAAAACAGCTTAGTGGAGAAGTGAACTTTCACTCAAGCACCGCTTTTGCTCACTTTGGACAAACAAATATCGCACACCTTAGCGATAAAAATACGGTTATGGATGAGATTTATGTAGGAAATCCGAAGCTTAGTGAAGCGAGCGTAAGAAGCATCTGCGGTGGGATGATGTTTAGCGGAGATGATGCAAAGAAGAAGATTTCACTTTTATCAGGTGGAGAAAAAAGTCGTGTAATGCTTGGACAAATTATAGCAAGAGATGTAAACCTTCTCTTTTTGGATGAGCCTACAAACCACTTAGATATGGACTCCATTGAGGCACTTACAAAAGCAATCCAAAAATTCAAAGGCTCAGTTATTATAGTAACTCACTCAGAAGAACTTCTACGTAGAGTGTGTGATAGACTTATCATCTTTGCAAAAGACGGCGCTGAGTATTTTGATGGTGGGTATGATGAGTTCTTAGAAAAAATCGGCTGGGAAGATGAAGAAAAAGAAGAAAAAGTAAAAATACAGACAAAAGAAAATCAAAAAGAGAACAAAAAACTTCGAGCTGAATTAGTAAGGCAAAGAAACAAAGTTACATCTTCATTGAAGAAAAAAGTTGAAAAATTAGAGAGTAAAATTATGGAAATTGAGGACTCGCTAGAGACTCATCATAAAGAGCTCATAGATGCATCAAACTCTGGAGATAGTGCAACTCTTATGGAACTTTCAAAACTTGTCTCAGACAAGGAAGCTTCTGTTGAAGAGATGTTTGAAGAGCTTGAAGTTGCTCAAACTGAGCTAGATGAGATTAATGAAAATTATGAGAGTAAAATGAATGAGTTGTCATGTTAAAGGCGTATCAAGTATTTTAGAGAGTGGGGAATGAAACAGATTGAGTTGTTGTTTTTTAGAAGTGTTTTTGGCATTTTTTAGTCCATTTCGACCAATAATTAGGTTCTATAAGATTCTTAGTTGGATATGAGGAGTCTAGCTTGTAACGATAACACCTACTCCTCACCTATGCTCAATAAAAATCAGTGATAACTCTAAAAATAGTATCCAAAATTTATATTCAAACGATGTTCTAGATCATTTCCTGTATTTGCACCGAAGTTATTCGTACCACCATCAGAACTTGTGTATGGACCTACAAAGTAGTTTCCATTAGCAAGTGCCAAGTCTGTATAGATATACCAGTTTCCTCTTGCTAAGGCTGTTCCTATCATGTACATATAACTATCATTAAAAGTATTTTCATCTTTTATGATATTACTATACTCTATATAAGGCAAAGCATAGTCAAGCCATGAGATTTGAGGTGTATCTATCTTATAGTTAAGAGAAATTCCCGGTAACCACGCTTTTGCAGCAACACCTTCACCGTAGTTAAAACCACCCATTGTGATTAAAGAGTCATCTTTACCATCATTGTCAGCATCTACAGACATCTCATAGCGAGTCAATTGAGTTGCAAGAGTAAAATTTCCAAAACGGTTTATCATATGGGCAGATGCTGCAAAACGTGAACCATCATCTACTCCGCTTAGTTGAGATTCAAGTTGAGAGTAAAGCAATGAAAAACCGAAGTCTTGTTCATAACCTCCTATGTTGGCAGTATAAATCATACGTGCATTTAGCTGATTTTTTTCATGAAAATCATCTACAACATCATATGCATAACGAGCACTTTCGCCGCCCGCACCTATACCCTCAGGTTCACTTTGAGGATAGTAAGCTAGATCATACTTGATGCTCTCATAACTACTAGTGTACTTTACACCCACGTCCATATCATCTGATAAACCTACATAGTAGTGTTGATCAAAGAACCAACTTTGCGAGATACCATAAGCAGTTGGACCAAAAGGCACACGATTGATACCAACTTGGATTTGAGATTTATCATCAAAAGCATAACCAAGCCATGCAGTATGTATAAAACTATAGTTAGTACCATTTTGGGTATTGCCAAAACCAGGGTACCAACGATATTCAAACTTTCCTAAATAAGAATCGTGTTTATAGTCAATATTTATGCGAGCTACATCAAGATCAAATACACCACTCTCATCCTTTGAAGCATTTTTTGTATCTGAACTAGAGCTGTCTTGAATAAAATTAACACGGACAGCTCCGCCCACACTAAAGTCACCAAGTTTGATTGACTCATACTTGCTTGATCCTTGTACAGCTGTCGCTCCAATTAGTAAAGATGCCAAGCATAACGAGAGGCTAAAAGTTTTTTTCATTGTGTCTTCCTTTGTATGAGAGTGTAGTTCAAAGTGACTGAAAACTAGGTAAAAATCTATAGTTGTTTAAGGGTGATTGTGTTAGTGTTAGAAAATTTTTCACTAAGAAAAGGATAATTATGAGAGTTAAAGAAGATAGTGTTGGAATACTAAAGCCAGTATTTATTCCATCTGTAGTGGTAATTTTTATAATGGTTATATTTACAATGATATCACCAGAGTTAGCAGGATCTGTATTTAGTAGTGCAAAAAAATTTATAGCTGAGAAGTTCGGTTGGTTCTACATGTTAAGTGTAGGTATATTTACTTTTTTTGTCATTTTCCTAGCAGTATCACCGTTTGGACGTTTTAAGCTTGGACCAGATCAATCAAAGCCAAGCTATAGCAATGTATCTTGGTTCGCAATGTTGTTTAGTGCTGGTATGGGGATAGGGTTGATGTTTTACAGTGTGGCAGAACCAGTTATGCACTATAGTGCCCCACCAGTTGGAGATAAAGAAACAATAGAAGCTGCTAAAAATGCAATGAAAATTACATTTTTTCATTGGGGATTACATGCTTGGGCTATCTACGCTGTAGTGGGGTTAGTTTTGGCATACTTTTCTTTTCGTCATGGTCTTCCACTCTCTATCCGCTCGGCACTATACCCATTGATAGGAAAAAGAATCCATGGAAACATCGGTCATACTGTCGATACAGTTGCAGTACTTGGTACCCTTTTTGGTGTAGCTACATCTCTTGGCTTAGGTGTATTACAGGTTAATGCAGGATTAAATTATCTTTTTGATATTGAAATTAGCACTACTACACAAATAGTTTTAATAAGTACAATAACTGCAATGGCAACAATCTCTGTTGTAGCTGGACTTGATGCTGGTATAAAAAGGTTATCAGAGTTAAATTTATATCTAGCACTATCATTACTTTTGTTTGTTCTTTTAGTTGGACCTACTTTTCTTTTACTAGGATCTGTAGTTGAAAATATAGGTGGATATCTAAACGGAATCGTTAAGATGACATTTAGTCAACATATATATGATGGCCAGAGCTCTTGGATGAGTGGCTGGACACTTTTTTACTGGGCTTGGTGGATTGCATGGGCACCATTTGTTGGAATGTTTATAGCACGTGTTTCAAGAGGTAGAACAATTAGAGAATTTGTTGGCGGTGTACTTTTCGTACCCGTTGGATTTACTTTTATATGGATGACAGTGTTTGGAAATACTGCACTTGATACTATTATGAACCAAGGCTATACAGCTTTAAGTACAGCGGTATCTAACAATGTAGCAGTTGCTCTTTTCAAATTCTTAGAATTTTTTCCTTTTTCAAGTGTTATTTCAATATTAGCAATGATTTTAATCATTACTTTTTTTGTAACTTCATCAGACTCAGGTTCTCTTGTTGTTGATAGTATAGCATCCAAAGGTAATGGTGAGTCACCTGTATGGCAACGTGTTTTTTGGGCTGTACTCGAAGGAGTTGTGGCTATTGCATTACTATTAGCTGGTGGTCTTGGAGCCTTACAGTCAGCTTCAATCATTATAGCCCTTCCATTTGCAGCTATTATGTTGATAGCTACATGGGGACTTTACCGTGCTTTAGATCTTGAGAGAATTCGATATGAAAGTCTGCAACACCATATGAATGCTGGAAGGCATGGAAAAATAAGCGGTACTTGGCAATCCCGTCTTGGACGTATCGTAAAATATCCTAGTGTTGAAGAGACAAAACGTTTTATAAATGTGGATGTAATTGCTTCAATGCAGCTAGTAAGAGAGGAACTTGACACTCATTACTGGAAAGTTGAAATAACAAACGATTTAAAAAAAGGTATAGCAATTTTTAATGCAGAACACCATGGAGATATGGATTTTATTTATGAGGTACATACGAAAAAATATGATACTCCCGAGTATGCATTTCCAGATTCTGTAAACCCAGAATATGAAATAAAAGAGTATGCTAGAGCTGAAGTTTATTTACAAGATGGAAATAAAGCCTATGATGTTTATGGATATGATGAAGAAGTATTAGCAACTGATATAATTGATCAGTTTGAAAAACATCGCCACTTTTTACATACTACGGCAGGCTTACCACCTGTAATTCCAATAGACTAAAGTTTACTATTCTAGTTCTAATCTTTAGAACTAGAGTGTGAGTTTAAATCCTTGTAACTAAGGCTATTTCTTTTGGGGTTGTTTATAGTATGCAGCACACCAACCCTGAGGTTTTATAGAGCCTTCAACCATTCTACATTCTTTAGTATCTGCTAAAAAGTGCATACAATCAGCACACATCTGACCATTTTTAGGTGTATCTTGGTACTTGTATTGAGCTTTTGTTCCTTTAGCCAAGAGAGGAGTTGTAGCAAAGGTAGCTAAACCCAACATAGCCATATATCTTAAAAAACTCTTCTTGATAAATTTTTCATAACTATCTCCTTTAATGGGATATTATAAGATAGTATTATTAATAAAAACTATATAAGTCAATTAATTCAGTTATTCGAGTTTATTTTTAATACCCAATGTTATTTAATTTACAAAACCCAAACAGAGAACTTCTTGCCCTTAATCTTTCCATTTTTAAGTTTTTTGTGTGCTTCATCTATAAGTTTAGCCTCTATCGCCACATAACTTTGACGCTCGTAAATATCTATCTTGCCTATTGAGCTACCTTGAAGCCCAACATCCCCTGTTAGCGCACCAAGTAAATCTCCAGCACGAACTTTATCTTTTTTTCCACCCTCAACTACAAGTGTAATATAGTGAGGTTTCATCTCAAAACCATTAACAGTTTTAAGTCTGCTTGCATCTTCAAAAATTCTTGTCTCATTTTTATACTCATAAGCTTTATCAGCCTCATATTCACTAAAAATACTAAAAGCCAAACCATCAGATCCTGCACGACCTGTTCTTCCGATGCGGTGAGTATAAGTCTCATCGCCATGAGGTAAATCATAGTTTATAACCATAGACAACTCTTTGATGTCAAGTCCGCGAGCGGCTACATCAGTAGCTATCAAAACAGGGCAACTTCTGTTTGAAAACTGAACTAAAACATCATTTCGCTCATACTGTTCTAAGTCTCCATGAATTGCAAGTGCATCTATCTTGTTCTTTTGTAAATTTTCTGCCAACTCTTTTGCATCTAGCTTGGTATTTGTAAAGATGATGACATTTTGAGGCTTGAAATTACTCAAAATATTTATGATAGTATCTAGTTTTTGACTATCTTGAACTTCATAAAATCTCTCAACTATATTGTTTGCAACTTCAATAGATGCAGTCTTAACACTTACGGCTTCATGTTGTAAAGACTTACTAATATCTAAAATTTCATCTGTATAAGTAGCCGAAAATAGAAGAGTTTGTTTTCTCTTTTTACAAAATGACAAAACCTCATTTATCTCTTCGCTAAATCCCATATCTAGCATTCTATCTGCTTCATCAAGGACTAGCATCTCTAAATCTTCTAGAGATAAAGTCTCTTTTTTTAGATGCTTTAAAATCCTCCCAGGAGTTCCAACAATGATGTGAGCACCATGAGCAAGTGAACCTAATTGTGGACCAAAAGCAGCACCGCCACAAAGAGTGAGAATCTTTACATTGTGAGTTGCACGAGCAAGAAGACGAAGCTCTTTTGCAACTTGGTCGGAGAGTTCACGAGTAGGACAAAGGATGAGAGATTGAACTCTAAACTTTTTAACTCTAAGTCTTGTAAGAACTCCGATGCCAAAAGCAGCAGTTTTTCCACTTCCTGTTTTTGCCTGAGCTATTACATCTTTACCCTCTAATATATATGGAAGTGCCTCAGCTTGGATGGGAGTCATCTCTGTGTAGCCTATCTCGTTTAGATTATGGAGCATCTCTTTTGATAATGGTAGTTTGGAGAAATTCATTAGTATATTTCCTTCACACGACCAACTTCACCACTCATAAGACGAACTTTGATGCCATGAGGATGAGATGGGGATTTTGTAAGTATATCACGAACGATGCCATCTGTTAAGAGTCCACTCTCTTGATCTTGCTTTAACACAATCGCTACGCTCATGCCGTGTTTAATGTTTTTTCTTTGAGTACCATCCATAACTGAACCTTTAATTTTTTAAGTATGCAATTATAGCTGTATTATTTTATACTCTCATCGCTTCTTCAAAAGTTGTTACTTCTTTCATACTCTTTAAAATCACATCTTCTATCTCATGAGTACCTAGATTATATTTTGAAGTAAATATATGAACAGATTTTGTATCAAAAGCCTCTATATCTTTTATAAGTGCATAGATTTCACCTAGTATGCCCTCATCTTTAAGCAGTGCATCTACGACCTCATCAGAGATATTTAACTCCGCTAAAATTCTCTCTAACTCAACACCAAAAAGAGTGTCTATAAGAGATAATACACCTACAAAATAAGCTTCACCTAAAGCGTTGCTTTTTACGTCAGGGTTTACTACTTTTAAGATATTTTCCATTAACTCCGTTCTATTTTTAACCATTAGCATCAAAGGAGAGTGTTTAGAAGTTTTACTAACTGATTTTGAGTATATCATCAACATTAACCACTGTGCTAAAGGTCTTCGCCCTACAAGAGTTAAGATATGATGAATAGAAGAGATTCTGTTTTTAAAATGGAATGCGCATGAGTTTATAAAACGAAGAAGTTGAACTGTTATTTCATAGTTTTTTTCAAACTCTGATGTAATTTCATCTATGTTTGTATCGCTTATGAGCATATTGTAAAGTTTTAAAACATTTAACTGAGCCGGCTCATATTTTGCATTTTCTACAATATTTGGTTTTGCAAAGAAATAACCTTGGAACATATCACAGCCTAAATCTTTTGCTAATGCATAGTGTTCATCATCTTCTATTTTAGAACCTACTATTTTAATATTGTGAGCTTTAATATCATTTAATATATCTTTTATTTGAGAATCTACTTCTTTATCTACACAGACTTTTATAAAAGAGAGTTGCTTATAAACTTTAGTATATTTTTTTAAATGCTCTGAGCTTAAACTTACATCATTTATAGCAAGGACATACTCTTTTTCATGGAGTTGTTGAAGTCTCTCAACTACTCGCTCATTCATTTGAACATCTTCAAAAAGACAAAATATAAAAAACTCTTTTGGTATGGAAAATATTATATCATGAAGCAAAAATTTTTCATCAATCTTAATAAAAGCTCTACGATTACCAAGCAAACTTTTGGTTCCAAACTTGTTTAAGATGCTACTTATAACCGAAGCGCTAGCAAAACGGTCATCACTTATGTGACTCTCTTTTGCACTATCTCTATATAAGACTTCATAAGCAACAAGATCACCATTTACATCAAGGATTGGTTGACGTCCCAAATATACATTTTCCATTGTAAGCCTTTGTTTGATTGTCTATATTGTAACTAAATAAAGTCTCTAAAAAATCAATTTGTGTATTTTAGTTTATACATCATTATTGAAGCTGCCACAGCTACATTAAAACTCTTTACATCTTCGCTCATCTCTATGCTTAAAACCTCATCACAAAGATTTAAGATATCTTGCGAGATTCCTCTACCCTCATGCCCCATAATAAGCACCCACTTTTTAGGTGTTTTTACCTTAGACAACATAGTAGCATCTGGAGTTACCTCTGCTGCAAAAATTTTGTAACCATTTGATTTTAGACTCTTTATAGTTTGGGAGATATCTTCATAAATATGATACTTTAACTTTGAGATATAACCCATAGAAACACGCAAAGCTCGTCTTGCGTAAGGATGTGGAGCTTGTTTAGGCAGAAGATAAGAGTCAATTCCAAGAGCCGCAGCACTTCTAGCGATTGAACCTACATTTTCAGTTGATGTAATTGCATCTAGCATCAAGATATTGTCTCCCATTTCATCAAACGGAGTCTCACTTGGTCGTATTCCATGCATCATACAGTTATGATGAATTTTATGCCCAACTATCTCTTGCATCTGCTCTTTTTCAACAAGAAAGAGTGTGACATTTTTTTTCTCAGCAAAGAGTTCGTAAAACTCATCATAATACTCTTGCGTAGCCAAGATGCTCTTAACTTCTATATCACTTTGCAAAAGTATGTTTACAACTTTTGGACTATCTGCTATAAAACTGTTATCTTTTGTAAAAGCATTCTCTCTAAGTTTTTTATAAATATCTAATTGCGCTATATTTATATTATCTATTTTTATATATTTCATCTCTATCATAATAACATAGCAAACAAACTATATGGCTTTATCTACTCTAAACCATCCAGCTATTGAGTATCTTTTTTTCTTAGCTGGAAGTACTTCATGAGGAAACTTTTCACTTAAAAAAACCACTAAAGTATCTGCCTCTGGAGCTACTTTTTTTAAAAAATTGTTATGCTCATCATACATAACTAACTCACCACCATCACCCTCTCTCCAAGCATCATTTAAGTAGTAAACAGTAGTCACAACACGATTTAGAGAGTTTCTAAAAGCATCTACATGAGTTTCATAAAAATCTCCACTATTATATATGGCGTAGTGACTCTCATAATATGTTAAAACTAAAAATAGTGTTTTATTGAGATACTCTTTGAGCCCATCAGTAAAGGACAAGAACTCACTTCTAATCGAACCATCATCATCTAACCAATGAATTTTATCTCTTCTTCTATCTGTATCTATCTGCTTAGACTCAAAGCTAGATATACCAGCTCTTTTAAAATTATTCTCAATTTTTGCATCTTTTAAAAGTGATTGTGAGAGATTTTTGCTTATAGCATTAGGTATAACTATATACCCATCCTTGACTAATGCATCTGTTATTTTTGAATATATAGACTGGTTCATTTGCGTACCTAATATTAATGTCGCATTGTAGTGAGTTTTTTTGATTTTTGAGTATAAAGATGCGGTTTTTTGAAAAATATTTATCTAGCTACATCTCAGGAGAGATGGAGCTAGATAAAAGAGTGTTAAATACTAAATAGGAAGAACGCGGATGTTTTTAGAAAGTTTCTCTTTAAGAGTTGATTCGATTGCGTAAAGTGTACCTGTTGCAGAAGATGCACAACCATTACAAGCACCTAAGTAACGTATATATATATCTATATACTCATCACCTTTTTTGATATCGATAACTTCCATATCTCCACCATCCATAATAAGAAATTGGCGAACATTTTCATCTATTACAGCATCTACGGCTTTGATTTGCTGAACTAGAGTCATACTTGCAAAGTCTCCAGATGCACCAGCATCTGCAGCTGCTTTCATCTTCTCTTCATCCATCTCTTTACGAGTGTCTCTAAGAATGTCTACTAAGTACCACTCTCTAGCTTCATGTCCACCAGGCTTGATACAGCTTTTACAAAAACCACCAGCTTTTGTATAGTCAGTAATCTGCTCAATAGTTGTTAAGTCATTTAAACGAATAACCTCTCTTAGAGTATTTAAACTAACACGAGCACATTCACAAACAATGATTTCTTCTTCAAAACTCTCAGCATCTACACCTTTGTAAAGTCCTGCTGCTTTTTTGATAACATCATAAGCCATAACCGAACAGTGCATCTTTTGAGGTGGAACTGCAGGAGTTTCAGGATTGTCACGAAGAGCAAACTCAACGTCAATATTTGTAATCTTTACAGCTTCATCAACTGTTTTGCCAATACAAAGTTGAGTCATAACATCACTTGAAGCGATAGCTGTACCACAACCAAAACTTTTAAATTTTGAATCTACAATTACATCAGTAGCAGGATCTATCTCCCAATACAAACGAACTGCATCTCCACAGCTCTCAGCACCAAAATCAGCAACAATAAGCTTGTTTCCACGAGCCTCTGCATCTGCTTCAAAGATTTCACCTTGATGCTGAGGGTTATTCATAAGAGTTGTTACTTTATTTGAATAAGCATCCCAAAGAGATGCTCCTAACATATCTGCTTTTGCCATAATTACATCCTTAATTTTATTTTATAAAATGAAGGAGACCTTCATTTTAATATCACGGTATCGGAAGTAATTCCGCTACCTACGTTAACACTAGGTTTCCTTCGGCAGGAAGCCCAACGCACTAGTGCGTTCTTTAGTCGCCTCAGCGGCGCGAGCGAAGTAAAAGGGACTTTGTTCCTTTTACGGACTAACAATAAATTTCCTTCGGCAGGAAGCCCAACGCACTAGTGCGTTCTTTAGTCGCCTTAGCGGCTAGCGTAGATACTTGTACTTTGTTCAAGTATCGTTCTAATCAAATAAACAGGCGCCAGCATTAGCTTATGCTAATGGTGGTGTAGTTCACACTCTTTAACTTCTCCACCTTTTGTTGGTTTTTGAATTGCAAATGAACTTGATATTGAACGAAGTCTCATAACTGCACTTTTAAAATGGTTAATAGTATAATCAATTTCTTCATCAGTAGTAAAACGACTAAGACTCAATCTAATCCCAGTGTGAGCAAGTTCATTATCTGCACCAATTGCAAGCATTACAGTATTTGCTTCAAGATCTTCACTAGCACAAGCAGAACCTGTAGATGCTCCGATTTGACCATTGTTTAAATCCCAAAGCATACCCTCGCCTTCAACACCTTTAATAGAGATAAGTATAGTATTTGGTGTACGATTTTCTCTATCGCCAACTACAAAAGTATCGCTTAGTTCTAAGATAGCATCTTCAAGACGGTCTCTTTTTTCTCTGATTTTCTTACCTGTTTCTTCTATGTTAGAAGTTGCAAGTTCTATCGCTTTACCCATACCAACAATATATGGAACATTTAGTGTACCAGAGCGACGACCGCCCATATGCTCACCACCATGCATTAGAGGACTTAAGGCTTGAGAGTTTTTGATATAAAGTGCGCCAACACCTTTAGGTCCATGAAATTTATGTGCAGACATAGAAACAAAGTCAACATTTACATCTGATAAATTTACAGGGATTTTTCCTACAGCTTGTACACCATCTGAATGAAAAAGAACACCTTTTTCTTTACAAATATTTCCTATTTCTTTAATTGGATTAATCATCCCTGTTTCATTTGAAGCCCACATAATAGAAACCAATGCTGTTTTATCCGTTATAAAACTCTTTACAGTATGAGCTTCTACTACACCTTGTTCATTTACAGGAAGATAGGTGACTTTTGCACCTTGTTCTTCTAAAAACTTACAGGTAGAAAGAACTGATGGATGTTCAACTTCAGTAGTAACTATATGGTTTTTATCTCCATTTACTATGTGATCTGTAAATACAGATTGAAGAACCCAGTTATTTGACTCTGTTGCACATGATGTAAATATAATATCATCATTATCACTAGCATTTAGTGCTGTATATACTTGATCTATTGCTTTACTTAAAGCAGGGTGTGTGGATGTTCCAAATTTATGAAGTGAGTTAGGGTTACCGTATAGCTCACTAAAAAATGGTTGCATTGCTTCTACAACTTGTGGATCTACCATTGTCGTAGCGTTATTATCTAAATAAA is a window of uncultured Sulfurimonas sp. DNA encoding:
- the dbpA gene encoding ATP-dependent RNA helicase DbpA encodes the protein MNFSKLPLSKEMLHNLNEIGYTEMTPIQAEALPYILEGKDVIAQAKTGSGKTAAFGIGVLTRLRVKKFRVQSLILCPTRELSDQVAKELRLLARATHNVKILTLCGGAAFGPQLGSLAHGAHIIVGTPGRILKHLKKETLSLEDLEMLVLDEADRMLDMGFSEEINEVLSFCKKRKQTLLFSATYTDEILDISKSLQHEAVSVKTASIEVANNIVERFYEVQDSQKLDTIINILSNFKPQNVIIFTNTKLDAKELAENLQKNKIDALAIHGDLEQYERNDVLVQFSNRSCPVLIATDVAARGLDIKELSMVINYDLPHGDETYTHRIGRTGRAGSDGLAFSIFSEYEADKAYEYKNETRIFEDASRLKTVNGFEMKPHYITLVVEGGKKDKVRAGDLLGALTGDVGLQGSSIGKIDIYERQSYVAIEAKLIDEAHKKLKNGKIKGKKFSVWVL
- a CDS encoding sulfite:cytochrome C oxidoreductase subunit B, with the protein product MRKILLIILLLASSLLAEYTQKVKLPSITFKMAQDENFKVMQRNCQWCHSYGYILNQGKHSREFWNKSVVKMREAYKAPITAKDEKTITDYLFKHYGNGKLQ
- a CDS encoding high-potential iron-sulfur protein, whose product is MLGLATFATTPLLAKGTKAQYKYQDTPKNGQMCADCMHFLADTKECRMVEGSIKPQGWCAAYYKQPQKK
- the betT gene encoding choline BCCT transporter BetT, producing MRVKEDSVGILKPVFIPSVVVIFIMVIFTMISPELAGSVFSSAKKFIAEKFGWFYMLSVGIFTFFVIFLAVSPFGRFKLGPDQSKPSYSNVSWFAMLFSAGMGIGLMFYSVAEPVMHYSAPPVGDKETIEAAKNAMKITFFHWGLHAWAIYAVVGLVLAYFSFRHGLPLSIRSALYPLIGKRIHGNIGHTVDTVAVLGTLFGVATSLGLGVLQVNAGLNYLFDIEISTTTQIVLISTITAMATISVVAGLDAGIKRLSELNLYLALSLLLFVLLVGPTFLLLGSVVENIGGYLNGIVKMTFSQHIYDGQSSWMSGWTLFYWAWWIAWAPFVGMFIARVSRGRTIREFVGGVLFVPVGFTFIWMTVFGNTALDTIMNQGYTALSTAVSNNVAVALFKFLEFFPFSSVISILAMILIITFFVTSSDSGSLVVDSIASKGNGESPVWQRVFWAVLEGVVAIALLLAGGLGALQSASIIIALPFAAIMLIATWGLYRALDLERIRYESLQHHMNAGRHGKISGTWQSRLGRIVKYPSVEETKRFINVDVIASMQLVREELDTHYWKVEITNDLKKGIAIFNAEHHGDMDFIYEVHTKKYDTPEYAFPDSVNPEYEIKEYARAEVYLQDGNKAYDVYGYDEEVLATDIIDQFEKHRHFLHTTAGLPPVIPID
- a CDS encoding YwbE family protein, which translates into the protein MDGTQRKNIKHGMSVAIVLKQDQESGLLTDGIVRDILTKSPSHPHGIKVRLMSGEVGRVKEIY
- a CDS encoding ABC-F family ATP-binding cassette domain-containing protein; amino-acid sequence: MIQLTNISKNFASRELFSNLNFKLNAGNRVGLVGRNGSGKSTLFKLILGEESADSGEIIIPKGYKIGTLKQHLTFSESTLREEAALALEEEMKYDVYRVEKILFGLGFSQEDLDKNPLSFSGGYQIRINLAKLLVTEPNLLLLDEPTNYLDIVSLRWLKGFLRSFEGEVILITHDRDFMDSITTHTMGLVRKKIEIIAGDTHKFYAQLSANDELHAKQKISQDKKVKELEEFIAKNKARASTASLAQSKVKQLEKMDLLEDLSFDNTLEFNFNFKDTPAKVLLDVKDLSFGYTPQNILFDKISFTLQKGECLGIIGKNGKGKSTLLNTIAKELKQLSGEVNFHSSTAFAHFGQTNIAHLSDKNTVMDEIYVGNPKLSEASVRSICGGMMFSGDDAKKKISLLSGGEKSRVMLGQIIARDVNLLFLDEPTNHLDMDSIEALTKAIQKFKGSVIIVTHSEELLRRVCDRLIIFAKDGAEYFDGGYDEFLEKIGWEDEEKEEKVKIQTKENQKENKKLRAELVRQRNKVTSSLKKKVEKLESKIMEIEDSLETHHKELIDASNSGDSATLMELSKLVSDKEASVEEMFEELEVAQTELDEINENYESKMNELSC